From a region of the Eretmochelys imbricata isolate rEreImb1 chromosome 6, rEreImb1.hap1, whole genome shotgun sequence genome:
- the LOC144266709 gene encoding macrophage-expressed gene 1 protein-like: protein MVPWLWALLVAAGVGALEDSFQACKRALNVSVLEVLPGGGWDNLRNMEVGRVMSLNYSQCRTTEDGEYLLPDEVEVVPLRESRVEVNAELIEDWLSYTDAFAHSINAEASFLGILNGKFSSECQETKTHNVYDQTVTTRVQVRHHIYSVKAQPAFTLHPSFRHQLLAIGNQLENNHSQAATYLAELLVLNYGTHVLTRLEAGASLIQEDQVKLTFLQDKVAEKASITASASASFFGKVNVGIGAAAQVQDELTKSYLENTVDSRIESRGSMPFYPGITLQKWQEGIPNHLVAIGRAGLPLPFFISPEALPELPAPTAKRVTAVVDKAIHLYYAINTHPGCVKADASNFNFQANVDDGSCLGASTNFTFGGVFQECRGVSGLDGEEMCQPYRTQNPLTGGFSCPEGFTPIPLHSEERTASKPQAECHEQCHSCWLFFSCCHKECGVRYYSTTVRFTAYWCAATGPVPQDSGFLFGGLYSAGEENPLTGAHACPSYFYPLSLFGGLKVCVSDDYEMGACFGLPFGGFFSCQAGNPLAGPLKGQSPGLLQDFFYQDSDTAYPMKCPQGYSQHKAYLSDGCQILYCLQAGSLFAQQLAPIKLPPFLRRPSPNVSVAETILVLGEGSQAWVKLQGSGRWRPANVTDEREMAQLFQAQSSAGPTGGAVAGISVAVTLVLAAAIAGAVYGTRRYKSRGYQEVQPPSHLAEEQGTYGSTTMSLGTSSA, encoded by the coding sequence ATGGTGCCTTGGCTCTGGGctctgctggtggcagctggggTGGGCGCCTTGGAGGACAGCTTCCAAGCTTGCAAGAGGGCCCTGAACGTAAGTGTGCTGGAGGTGCTGCCAGGCGGGGGCTGGGACAACCTGCGCAACATGGAGGTGGGGCGAGTGATGAGCCTCAACTATTCGCAATGCCGCACCACAGAGGATGGCGAGTACCTGCTGCCGGATGAGGTGGAAGTGGTGCCGCTCCGGGAGAGCAGGGTGGAGGTGAATGCCGAGCTGATCGAGGACTGGCTTTCCTACACCGACGCTTTTGCCCACTCCATCAATGCTGAGGCCTCCTTCCTGGGCATCCTCAATGGAAAGTTCTCTTCTGAGTGCCAGGAGACCAAGACCCACAATGTCTATGACCAGACAGTCACCACCCGGGTGCAAGTGCGGCACCACATCTACTCGGTGAAGGCCCAGCCGGccttcaccctccaccccagcttcCGGCACCAGCTCCTGGCCATCGgcaaccagctggagaacaaccACAGCCAGGCGGCCACGTACCTCGCTGAGCTGCTGGTGCTGAACTATGGCACCCATGTCCTGACCAGGCTGGAGGCTGGAGCCAGCCTGATCCAGGAGGACCAGGTCAAACTGACCTTCCTGCAGGACAAGGTAGCCGAGAAGGCGAGCATCACCGCCTCGGCCTCCGCTTCCTTTTTCGGCAAGGTCAACGTGGGGATCGGTGCCGCTGCGCAGGTCCAGGATGAGCTGACCAAGAGCTATCTAGAAAACACGGTGGACTCGCGCATCGAGAGCCGGGGCAGCATGCCCTTCTACCCGGGCATCACGCTCCAGAAGTGGCAGGAGGGGATCCCCAACCACCTAGTGGCCATCGGTAGGGCcggcctgcccctgcccttctTCATCAGCCCGGAAGCCCTGCCGGAGCTGCCGGCACCCACAGCCAAGAGGGTGACAGCTGTGGTGGACAAGGCCATTCATCTTTATTACGCCATCAACACCCACCCAGGCTGTGTCAAGGCCGACGCCAGCAACTTCAACTTCCAGGCCAACGTGGATGATGGCTCGTGCCTGGGGGCCAGCACCAACTTCACCTTCGGGGGTGTCTTCCAAGAATGCCGCGGGGTGTCGGGCCTGGACGGGGAGGAGATGTGCCAGCCATATAGGACCCAGAACCCACTGACGGGGGGCTTCTCCTGCCCAGAAGGCTTCACACCCATCCCGCTGCACAGCGAGGAGCGCACGGCCAGTAAGCCCCAAGCTGAGTGCCACGAGCAGTGCCACTCCTGCTGGCTCTTCTTCTCCTGCTGCCATAAGGAGTGCGGCGTCCGCTACTACTCCACCACGGTGCGCTTCACAGCCTACTGGTGTGCCGCCACCGGCCCTGTGCCCCAGGACTCTGGCTTCCTCTTCGGGGGGCTGTACAGCGCCGGGGAGGAGAATCCACTCACCGGGGCCCATGCCTGCCCATCCTACTTCTACCCGCTCTCGCTCTTCGGTGGGCTGAAGGTGTGCGTGAGCGACGACTACGAGATGGGCGCCTGCTTCGGCCTGCCCTTCGGTGGCTTCTTCAGCTGCCAGGCCGGCAACCCCTTGGCTGGGCCCCTGAAGGGACAGAGCCCTGGGCTCCTCCAGGATTTCTTCTACCAGGATTCTGACACTGCCTACCCCATGAAGTGCCCCCAGGGGTACAGCCAGCACAAAGCCTATCTGAGTGACGGCTGCCAGATCCTCTACTGCCTTCAGGCTGGGAGCCTCTTTGCCCAGCAGCTGGCTCCCATCAAGCTCCCGCCCTTCCTCCGCCGGCCGTCCCCCAATGTCAGCGTGGCCGAGACCATCCTGGTTCTGGGAGAGGGCAGCCAGGCCTGGGTgaagctgcagggcagtggacGCTGGCGGCCAGCCAATGTCACCGATGAAAGGGAGATGGCCCAGCTCTTCCAGGCTCAGTCCAGCGCGGGGCCCACAGGGGGCGCTGTGGCTGGCATCTCAGTGGCCGTGACGCTTGTCCTGGCAGCGGCTATTGCGGGGGCTGTCTATGGCACCCGGAGGTACAAGAGCAGGGGGTACCAGGAGGTACAGCCCCCCAGCCACCTAGCAGAAGAGCAAGGGACCTACGGATCCACCACAATGTCTCTTGGGACTAGCTCAGCCTGA